The following proteins are co-located in the Bacteroidales bacterium genome:
- a CDS encoding molybdopterin molybdotransferase MoeA: MITFEEALEIVLSHAGLLETETVGFTESLGRVLAENIVSDMDMPPFDKSAMDGYACRKADLKNELEVLEIIAAGQLPGFEVCANQCSKIMTGAMIPKGADCVIMVEHTRVTAKGLIEFTAEKTAGNICFKGEDIKKGEKVLSKGLLIKPQHIAVLASVGCVNPTVYRKAKVGILSTGDELVEPQFEPGSGEIRNSNAWQLMAQARAMNVEATYFGIAPDEERQTLTLIKKALETCDVMLLTGGISMGDYDFVPAVLKEAGFTFHFKSLAVQPGRPTLFGSTAERKICFGLPGNPVSSFNQFELLVKPMLMKMMGHDHNPVIIKFPMAVDYRRKKSERLSFIPVLLHDNGSVSPVEYHGSAHINALNLAFGLMSVPIGVEEIKNGELADVRPL, translated from the coding sequence ATGATAACATTCGAAGAAGCGCTTGAAATAGTTCTCAGTCATGCAGGATTGCTTGAAACCGAAACCGTTGGTTTTACTGAGTCATTGGGCCGGGTGCTGGCTGAGAACATTGTTTCGGATATGGATATGCCACCTTTCGACAAATCAGCTATGGATGGCTATGCCTGCCGGAAAGCAGATTTAAAGAATGAGCTGGAAGTGCTTGAAATTATTGCTGCCGGACAACTTCCCGGATTTGAGGTTTGTGCGAACCAATGCTCCAAAATCATGACCGGCGCGATGATCCCCAAAGGTGCCGATTGCGTGATCATGGTGGAGCATACCCGTGTAACCGCAAAAGGCCTCATTGAGTTCACAGCCGAAAAGACTGCCGGCAACATTTGCTTCAAAGGCGAGGATATCAAAAAAGGTGAAAAAGTATTGTCGAAAGGTTTGCTGATCAAACCACAGCATATTGCCGTGCTGGCTTCGGTGGGTTGTGTGAACCCAACGGTTTATCGCAAGGCTAAGGTTGGAATTCTTTCCACCGGTGATGAACTGGTAGAACCACAATTTGAACCCGGGTCAGGGGAAATCCGAAACAGCAATGCCTGGCAACTGATGGCACAGGCCAGGGCCATGAATGTGGAAGCAACTTATTTTGGCATCGCACCTGATGAGGAAAGACAAACCCTTACGCTTATTAAAAAAGCATTGGAAACCTGCGATGTAATGCTGCTTACCGGTGGCATTTCCATGGGCGATTACGATTTTGTTCCTGCTGTGCTGAAAGAAGCAGGCTTCACTTTCCATTTTAAGAGCCTTGCCGTGCAGCCCGGAAGGCCAACTTTATTTGGCAGCACAGCAGAAAGGAAAATCTGTTTCGGTTTGCCCGGAAACCCGGTTTCATCATTTAACCAGTTTGAGTTATTAGTTAAGCCTATGTTGATGAAAATGATGGGACACGACCATAATCCGGTGATTATTAAATTTCCGATGGCAGTTGATTACCGGAGAAAAAAATCAGAACGCTTGTCATTTATTCCCGTATTACTTCATGACAATGGCAGCGTTTCACCGGTTGAATATCACGGTTCGGCACACATCAATGCTCTCAACCTGGCATTTGGGTTGATGAGTGTTCCCATTGGGGTCGAAGAAATTAAAAATGGAGAACTTGCTGATGTACGACCGCTTTAA